AGAATTTGTATGAGTACAACACAACAGCGTGTACAGCCcgagacaaaagttcacggcactACGCCTTGGTCCCCTGCCAGCTACCAgcaagagatcgaataagaaacgggtctatctctcagtatgtgcgtccgctcttgtttgatgctagggtgtcactccaatggaaaaatgtgacaccatggtgGTCCGTAAAGATTTGTACCAAGCTGCACATCGTACAACCCCGACAActaacaaacactgctcggtaaggtcagtgttccaatttgagattttgctgcctatttcttcccaaaaggctgctcttgcttgtgaactccggtgtacagtgctggacaaaagtttacggaacgcgcgagcgatgtattttctcctcggtgcgacaccctggcGGCGGGCGGAAGCGGGCTCGTTCATTCGTTCAGAGGGAGGAAAGGAGTGCGCCGGTAGTGACACCAATCCAAAACACTTCGCCGGCGCATTcaagcgattccgaaactaccgcagtgtgtcgcaaccagcgcactcgcccatccctctgaacgagtgaactggcccgcttccgctcgccgctagggtgtcgcacggaggggaaaatacaccgctcgcacgttccgtaaacttttgtccagcactgtaccaagACAAGTTCAGAACAAAGAATTTATAGTTAGACTTTGAAGGCAGTAGTCAACATAAATAAGTTTTACCTCTGAGATGATTGCCCATTCAAGGCAACAACAAACTCGTAGGTTCACCACATCATCTAAACTTCCTCGGCCTGTTACAGCTTGTTTCTGTCCACAAGGAGTGGTgacatgaactatcattcaTCGAGCATTTGTTAGGAGGTTCTCAGAGGAATCAGTCAGACAGATGTGcttcagatgtttttttttttttttttcagtttttaggtttttattgttattccatGACAGTATACACTGATACTGATAGtgggcaagccctgttgaacagtccaagacacagtcagtgcaaatgtctacacaatttgaggggaacagaaataccaagaacacatgacaagtattagaaacaaatagcaaagatattgcacagcagagaaatgcacataatcaaaaagtaattgcatgtcaCCCTACATATCAGCAGAAAAGTCCTGTTTGATAGTGTTTTTGAAGGATGCCAGATTATTGTTGGAACGAATGcgtagagcagtgtttctcaaactctGGGTCATGAGCTGTTGAAAGATTCATTGTTTCACGCCTAACCAAAAGCTCAATTcatgttcaaagcattaatggactgtcatgtgttgtcacatgacagtgctgcattcatgagtaaatgatgtaGATGTGAAGGTCCTTAAGCATTAATTCAACAGAAATCATCTGGCTGGGTGTATTTCCTGCTGCTTGGCACACTCTTGGAATCTGGTTGAAAAGCTGCTTCTGAAAACTGCCCTGCTGCTATGGCATTCTTCACACCATCTGTGCATCAATATTCGaacagattgggacaaaagtttatggagcatcggggtgttgcatttcttcatgggagtgacaccctagcagcacaCAGGAGTggccacacacactgagaggtggacagaacagccagtcacctgtttcttattcgatatcttcctGCTAGCCAGCAGGGGGCCGTTCCGATGAGGTGCAAGGCAACAGGCTCATTGATATAgtgtccagctggaatttgtggtattttggaacGATGTATTGCTATCCAAAACTGGACCTGGACTGTGTGTTTGGCTCACTGAGGTTACCGAAGAGCTACGTTTCCTTGAGGTGTGAAACAAAGCTTGATAAAATGAATCAACCAAGTTGTGTGATCTAACTTGCCAATACTGAGTAGATTTACAATATAGATTTGCAATATCTTGAGGACTTTTGCTCTCTTGTAACAAATGCTAAATAAATACAATCAAGCATACATTGGAACTCATTTGCTGAGGCAAGACACATGaacatacaaacatatgtgaTTGTGCTAGTTATTTTCACGCACATAGTATGATCTTCTGAATTCCCAGTAGCTGTTCGAACACATAGCTGCACCCGTTTTAACTCCTTGCATCTTTGTTGAGACAAAGCGGAGTTGTTTGGCATTTTTGTTCCGCAGTATCACAGCAGGTTTAGCACTGCATAGCCAAGATCGTACCTTTACTAGTGCATCTGGgaggtccccatagaaccccccataatattttctggctaccgcaCGGATAGCCAACACTAGCATGAGACAAAGTAGAAGCCAACTTGAATATACAAGGCATAATGATGTGCATGAAGAATTTTAAAATGATTGAGCATTGTATGCGAATTACATTATCAAAATGTTGATGAGAGTCATGTACCCCGGCCACCATATTTTTGATGATAACGAAAGACGGCaattgagctggtgtgatgccaatatatttttcctttaatctaatgaaataattatgcattatatatagtcatgaagagtttgctgatggatgttggaagggtgtacatttctttagataaatcattcacaagaataCACACAGCGGCTTTGAGCTCACCAAGGTTTTATGCAATGCCAACTGATGTTAGTATTTTCAtggtaaaaagcatctgttgcagctgaagaaaacaatACCATCAGTCAGGGGCAGTTGTCTCGTTATATTGCAAGAGAGCACTGGAGAGATATAAACACATGGAATAAAACAAACTGCCTAGTGCAGTGAGTGGAAAGTTTATTCCACTTCTTATTGGCAGAATattaacacaattttttctacaagatttctcaggtcagagcactttataggatatacaaattgccaattatgtgtgttatgtgtatgtatatcACCACACTTAAATGTATTTACCTGCTGTAATATACCCCACACCAAGCTAAAAATGGGGCATATTGTCTTCAGTTGAAAAGTCAATGCAGGAGAGCATGCATGGCTGTAAAGTGTTTCACCTGAACCATTACCCAAAATGTATGAAGTGGCAGTACACAACTATCACATAGAATGACCCATCTGTGGTGCCATGTGTAGAAtctatgcacacttttcttttgatattaacattgccttgagtttgagggaaagcACAGGACGAACACGGGATGAGACGAACACAAACACACGAACCAGCAAAGAAGCTTTAATACACGAAGTGAAGGAGAGAcgggtaaaaagaaagtgtacacttcggcattaacatcaagtcaacaccagctagctttcctgctcctcctgtgttcatcacacttttgttggtgcccaaatgccttaccagctgtttttgcatgcctgtcatgagaactagcaagaaatcctcatcttgcaacaagtcagtatttcctcgttgaaagacagtaggatcatccttcttgcctttgtgtgtgagggaaAGCACTGGACTGTTTGTTTGGGCTCTGATAGAACTGACCAACAAGGCAACACTGGTTTGGTTGTCGTCGTGTTTCCTCTCACTGTAACATATATTATAGTCCCTCATGGTGATGTACAGGTACTGCCTTGTAATGAGGTGAATAGGATCCTTTGAAACGTGCCGTCCAGCACACCCCGAATACTGAGCTGCATAGTACGCTGAGTGCAATGCCGTCACGTAGTTTCCCTAACATAAACAAATAGTTTCTGGTAGGTAAAAAAGGACATTCCAGTACAATATAGTGTTTTACAAGTGCCTGTAcgcccgcagcacatcgttgccaTTGCGGCTTCTCCcgtacctgtttttttttctttttttaaggagtagcaagctggcacttgcctggctgacatctccttttgtgtgaataaacatatacccccccccctgcacGGGCTGCCTCTATTacatcttcctctgtttttgtaAGTGGGGTGTAGGACAGCCCCAAAATCATATGCATAATAGGAAGCTTGGAAGACAAACGAGACCTTGCCAGTTTGGAACATTGCAGACATatcagcaaggcaggtgtcccCACGCCTGACGGAACATTGTGATTTGATGGACCttttcctttgatgtgtcctCTCTATAAAAGCATccaatcagttacaaatataataacactttaaacctccatctttcaatcgttttacccctgtgcctttagtaaaatgactcttggctgcatcctgcatttcttctctccatggctgaaaatctgaaatcagtaaaaataagcaatgtcctcagtttcaacacaatcctcatgtgtttggtaattttgttgctccagttaagaacagaatgataattctgagtaaaaacacaaatacaaaataataggaatcattaagcacaacggaagattactgataattgccgaaaccacgatatttcttactcatataccgacttcggtgttaagatggaacaggtgacaattagacagtccgattacaCAGATTTTACGAACACATCACCAGCATTAGTTCCACTtggcactatgggtgtacattacgcaccagtctaCCGGTTTATGCCCctgaatcatttgctacaacacatgcaaaacaagagcgttgaacgcgaatggtgtgtagcatgagacgtacttaccagcttcagaattgcactcgtgtgtcttggaagttatgtacatacacctggtactgctgctgcctgaactgagagggtgcagctgagaaaaagtggactggcacttgttgcatcACAGCGGGCacagagcggcccattttacaattttacaatacaaagttgcttcaccgctaccacagaccacaaatctcatcctcaagcaaacaaaccgctgtgtgctagcgcatgcgcaggcgaagcgagcagacggcacggcggcggcaaagagagacacgtgacatcacttctagcgcatgcgcagcgcaactgattttcctctcccgaaggccaagtgtcGAAGCATGCCCTGTACATACACTGCGCTTCTCACCGACTAAACTTAAAGGGAcagaaaagtgaatataaacctatcgaaactatatgttcagcgaaaagcttgaaccttcaaaagttcaaatatcaaagaactccgctgaaatcgttgtagtttttctgtaatcgaattttccataattgcatgtgcagggacctagtaggaaaccgagcagtctgtcaacaactgcatgaccccgcgccatctgtcgaggacgcatgtaatacgcgcacttccgggcgctaatccggcgaaaacgaaaatggcagtgggcatttgtgaccactttctacgtcgagaatatcgagcctcttgaacatgagtgcgctggaattccgcattcgagaactgtcgctcacacagaactgttgttcgtgcgttagcgtgctggaaagtgtgttcttcgcagcagaagattcctcgtccagagattaatcggagtcacattcgtcctcagcagtagctcaccgtgccgtgaagatggactgctttgtgaaatttccatgtatcaggcagaagcacttgtgtaagccgaaacaagcgctgttttttcgtcgtgcaggtgttaatgtgtgaaatgcaaaccgacggatactacggattgatactacggtttttgctgccaagaggtagagaatgcgtgtgaaaagcagacagacgattgcatcagaactaacgaatatttcgaaatactgtgccttgacaccgaagtactgcaagtgtcttttacatacatccgagaaaccgaagagcatggcaatatacacggcagcgccgtgtggtctttacgcgctacttgaacgacaaactggacggaaaacccttatttctgcaggaaattccgttataccacctgtcagccattcacaagaaggatatggggtgctccgagaaaatacagtagaaagtactccactggatctcgatctgcgtcatgcatgctattagggatgctttcccatcagtgcgctgacctgtagaaatgttgtcaacatattttcatttcttggttgctgcaagtttttctcattgctttttctttgctgtcacagcatattataattactagtttgttcctggagggttcagtaacctgtgggcatagatgtatttgtaggttatactcatgtctcaattgagtctcatgtgaggagtaagtaagataattttcatcagtgtcattcagctaaactgtgttcataaccttctagtatacttcttagtgaccacgtttccaaatgtcaactaataattgaaccaagattgggattcagcacttaattaactctgttttgctaaacggagtacttgtaactgattcattatcacgtcaccaactaacatttgtaaagaaggacttgagggctgacttcaagtattattaacccttgatctgggttcaaagttaaccatgcaccattggtgtgcatagtactccaaaatggctaaataatttattgcataagttctctgttactgtaattgagatgtacttttgtaaagtacttttgacagccctgcaaattgaaactggcttcagtgtacactacaaatgcatcgtaacatttaattgaaatataatataagggcagaagcaacattttgtcacaactcaaactatatctttcttttttattgtccacggatttaggaaacagagtaggacttcctgccctctgatgttttgacgtacttgataagcgcggatcccataacaagcgacgcgctgcagaatttgtcgctgtcgcgtctaatcatggcgcgacttcccggtccatttgagcagcgacatttcgtcgccgagaaatgatgtttttggagaagcaatgcttattttatccaactaagttgtaaattgccataaatataccgaAAATactatttcattcgtcaaaacgaagagaacttgtaatgaaggtgctttgtaatattcgccgtaacgcagtggcgctgctgaggttgaagttcccaacgccccgcccacttcttcgtctgctacttttgttggtttcggtttgcgaAATGTCGAAAGCGCGCGCTTTATGTTCGAGGACGATGTCCCGAAACTATCAAATGATgttgttgcggaagaagcagcTTCTTCTTCGGATCCTGCTGTTACTCCTGTTGTGGCGAAAGGCGGCTGAGCCGTCTTTACCCCGTTGGTGGGTCCGCGAAGAGTGGCTTTATCGGGGAACCGAGGGAGCCTACAACACAATGGTTAGTCCTCCACTTCTTTTCCCCCCTTTAGTATATGGTTTAGACCATGTGTGAAATAAGATATTTTCACTACTGAAGGTGCGGCGGATGCAATCCAGCGACTCCGAACTCCATTATACATTCCTGAGGATGTCTCCGAGTAGATTCGGCCACTTACTGGGACTCCTAAAAGAAAGGCTAACAAAAAATGGGCAAAGTGGGTTCAGTGCATGCCCCTACAGCACACATAGGAAGGCTTTACGATTGAAGATCGTTTTTTAAAGGCGTTTTATTTGCGTGCTGTGGTGCCTCGATATGTAACGACGAGAAACGGTGACGCTCAGAGATGCTTTCGCTGGATTTCTTGTGGCCCAGTATTCCTTGGCGGCGCCACTcttgcaggtgaaattgaagGAGACAAGAATACACGTTTTCACGCTGCACTACGATTGAACATCGTATTTTAAAAGCGTTTTGTTTGTGTGCCTCGATATGAGATACGAAAACGGTGACGCTCAGCGCAGCGATGCTTTCGCTGGATTTCTTGTGGCCCAGTATTCCTCGGCGGCGCTACTCTTGCAGCAGAAATTGCAGGAGACAAGAACACACGTGTTCCCACGCTGCACTGCCCTTTTGTAATCTATAGCCTCGTCTTGTTACCTGCATTTCGCTCCATTTATTGCACTGCAATGCCAGCAGGGCAGCACAAGATACACAAAACCACACAACGTTGCTCCGTAGGCCGCCATTGCTGTTTACCTACCAAGTGCAAACTGCGCAAGCGTCACGTTCGCTGCTCTGATTGGCCTCCTTGTTGCGTCGAACGCACTGCTGTGCGGAAAAGTTGAGCCGACGCGAACTTTTCAACGTCCGTGCGTGGGAGCTCTCCGTTagctcgttgtcatggtaactgaCGGATACAGGCCAACGGAACGGATGCCTGTGAGTCAAAACGCATCAGTGAGGACCAAGCTTAAGTGTTGCTGCAGCATGCAGAGATCGTGCTGTTCCGAATGTGATGGACACAGTGAATGACGtatacgtgttttttttttctcctctccaAAGCGAACCACTTTCCTAGAGACTGTGATTTCTCAGTCTAAAGGCGACGCGAAAAGAACAAGACTGCAGGGGACTCCGTAAGACGAGGTGGGTGGAAAGACACACCTGCTTCGAAACGTTTCATGAACTCTATGAAGTCGTCGTGGACTGCTTGGATGCGATGGCCTTGGCTAAATGCCCTGGCAGGAGCGCACCGTGGAACTTTGACAGTGCGACTACGTCAAAAGCGCCTGGCCTGTATTGCAGGCTTCGCTCCTCCGAAATGATCGTAACTTTTGCAGTTAGACACGTTCTGGAGTTCATTCGGCCAGTCGTCATCAAAATCCAAAAGAGAGAGATATATATTCCTGACGCCCTATAGGTGGCGACAGCGCGGAGCCATCTCTCGGCGGAAGAATGCAACTTGCGGGGGAGTCGGCCCTCGTGGTTTCGTTTTCATCGTGCTTGTGCGATAGGTCTTGGCGCCTCGGCCAGACGGCGCAGCGGTCGCTGATCGTCAGCGCCACACTCGTgaaaaatttgaactgctgggCCGTGCTCCAGTCGTACGGCGCACTGTGCAGTGTTTACATTGTGCAGTCAGTGGCCAGTATGTATCGCATTTATTTCGGTTTCAAGAAGTTAGTTTCCCTCGACGACTTCTTTCGTGATTCAAATCTTTCAAAGGGCCAGAGACTAGTTAAGCATGTATTTGGAGTGGAGGAGATATCTGCCTGCGACGAAGTTGTTATTGAGGCCAAGTGCGTGTCCCAAGTTAAGGACAGCGTCGTTTACAACGTGCGCCTTGAGGTAAGCTGTCGGACAATTTTTTGTTCAGACTCTGAGTTAAAGCAATATTGTAACGGGTTCTTGGACTTCCTTTTCAACACAGGTAGCCAGCAATGGTCCACGCACAGTACAACGGGCGTCATGCACCTGCAAAGCGGGAGTCGCTGGACGGTGTAAACATGCTGCAGCCGTGTGCTGCTACATAAATGAGGAAGAGGAGACCTCGTGCACAGGACAGCCTCAGAGGTGGGGCAAACCAACGCCAAAGCCGCAGAGAGATATGTCAAAAGGGATGGACGACTTGTTTCCCGGTACGTAATTCGGATATATGACGCGCACGAACGGCCCTGTTCGACGCTGTTCGTTTAAGTCTGTCTTGTTGTGGTTTTAGAGCTGATGAGGCTACTCCTGTCGTCTCTGCTGAGCGCTGCTGATGTGGCTGCCTGCATCACTGATCATTGGTTGCTGACCCAATGATCATTCATCTGCATTCTGTATGTTTCCTGTACTGACGTTTTACCTTTCTCTGAAGAGAAAATGCTCTGTCGGCCATGACTATCACCCAACTGTAACTAAGGTGGTGATTCTCTCAACTTCCTTCTTTTTTGTACGCACAGCTGAATCAACCAACCATAACCGGGCCCGAAAGAGGAAGACACCAGCAGATGTCCTCAAGGCGTACCCTGGGTTTACTTGCTCGCTTACTGTGGTTATTGAGTCTGAGGCAAAGGGTGCGATTCAATGGGATTGCCAAGAAGTGCTTGATGGAATTTTGGACGCTGTGGTCAtgagggaggaggaggaaacgCTTTCTACTCTTCTCAGTGTCACGAAAGCTACCAGGTCACTGTTCCACCACGACAACCCAACAACCATGCCAGGGGGAAGCTTTGTATCGGCAAGTTTACTGCAGAGTCTGTCAAAGGAGGCCACGAACTTCTTCGAAGCAAACATTGCGTTGCATGAGGACCCCATGAGCGTTGCAGTGAAAACTACAGGGCAAAGCAAGTCCCCACGGTAAGCTTACAAATTATTTGCATATGACAAGACAAGTGTTTGTGTTGAAGGCGGCAAAACAGAATTGTTATCCTTTGCTCATTGTTGATTTCCTACTGCAGTTGGAATGCTGAGCGAAAATTCCGCATATCAAGCACCAAGGCACATGGTGTGTGGATTAGGAAAAGGGACTTTGAAAGCCTAGTAAACAGGATGCTTTCGCAAAAAAAGTTCACAAGTCGGGCTACCTCATACGGTATGTTCCTGTCTGTCATCATTTTCAGGTTTTGCAGTCTGTGTTCCTGATATGCCCCTTCCAATTTTTGTTCTTCAGGCACACGCAATGAAAGCGTTGCACGGAAAGCACTTGAGGCGCTGTTATCTACAAAGATCTTTGAGGTAATAGTTTTCTTTCAAGCTTGTTGTGTTTGAATGACATGAATGGCTGCAATTTTTGCAGACTGGACTGGTAGTTCTCCCGTACCAACCATGGCTATGCTGCAGCCCAGATGGCTTGGTCTGCATCAACGGGGAGACCGTCGTGACAGAAATTAAGTGTCCATATTCGAGAGAGGGCTTGCCTGTAGTGGACGAAGCAGGAAAGGTGTCCTTTGTCAAATACCTAACATACGTCGATGACAAGCTCACCCTGAAAAAGTCTCACGAATACTTCACTCAAATCCAGGTCCAGATGTATATAATGAACTTGAGCAAGGCGATCTTGTACGTGTACAGCTCTGTGCAAAGTGTGTACCTCTATATTAACAGGGATGACGAGTTCCTTTTGCCCCTGATCGCAAAGTTGGAGCATTTCTTTTTCACTAAACTGTTACCGTGTCTTCAGCCACAAAATGTTTGTGTTTCTTAATGTGCATATTCGTTTCGGCATGTGTGATAGCTCCTGTACATAGTTGTAATAAAGCGTTTAATTCTCTGCTTTTGGCCTCAAGAGGGTTGTGTTTAACTTAGCACATTGGAGACAGCAAGAGAGGTGCACCAACTACAGGGAATGGCCATGTTTTGCTTGGCCGTTCACGTTTTTATTATTGGACTTTGCAAATTTACAAGTGCTCCACACACTCTCATAATTTTGGACATGTGTGGTATTAACGTGATTGGCACTCGGTTGTTCAGAACATTGAATATCTTCAGTCTTTGAATGACCCGTTCCACGTGGATGCGAACTTGGGCTACTTGATAAGTTCTTTCCATTTCGGCCTCAGAAAGTTGGGATCCACATGAAAATGGTGGCATCACAATAACTGCACCACAACCTTCAATACTTGTTGTGATGCTTGGGAAGCCCTTATCACTAAGGATCACATCACCAGGCTCGATCAGGGACAGAAAGCCAGATTCACGGGTGATGAAGGCATCACTATGGCGGCCGCCGTATGCTTGAGAAAGGAATGCAACCATGCCATTTGGTATAATGCAGACAAGAAACTTAAGCGTGTAAGAACCTTTGTAGTGTGAGTACAAGAAGTGTTGCTGCTCGGCATCTGTTGGAGCTTCAGTTCTAATCTCCATGCAGTCTATGATGAACGTGCACTTCGGATGGTGTGTTTTGAATGAATCTGGCATTGTGTCCCTGATGGCGCCTCGTGGTGGAACATAGACCCAATCATGTAAGGTGAAGCTTAAAATGTCTAGCGTGGTCTTAAAAGCCCGTGCAGCAGTCGTCCTGCACACACCAAACAGTGATGCAAGCGCCGTAAAACTGATTCCAAGCTTTAACTTCATCAGGAACAGGACTAGCCTGTCTTCCCTAGTCATATCACTTTGCCTGCATCTCTGCTCCGGAAGCATATTCAAGAGTATGCTAAAGACAGTCATTGTAACTGAACACAAATCCTGCAGTGCTTGTTCAGAACTTTTCAGCGATGTGTAACCGAGGAAGCCGCACTGACGCTGCCACTGGCCATCTGTGGTTGTTACCTGAAACATTCAAAGTTTATGGTGAAGGATACTTGCATTCCCTAGTCAGCACTTTGCCAGAACTCACCTTGTTCAACTGTGTGGGATGTGTTACTTGTGTACATCCAGTCCGGCCATCAGTAGTTGACAGGAAAAGCTGAAGTTGTCCATGATTGCTGTCGCACTCTGTTTGTGTGCCCTTGAAGACATACAATACTGTATAATTATAATGTTCAAACCCAGGAACTTCGGTTCCCAATTGCGATTGTATACTGCAGCCTACGAACAGAAGAAACGCTGCTATCTTTACCTGATCAACCACCTTCACCTTAGCAGGTTCTGCATCACCTGCCGCCTCTGCCAGCACATGGAGCCCAGAATCTGCGATGTCAGAGTCTGCCACATCCTCTGAGTCATCAGCAGTCATTGTGTTTGAAGCATTCTCATCATTATCTGTCACGGGCATGCATTCAGGGGTGGAAGGACTGGAAACTGCTCCAGCTTGCGACCTCCGCTGCCACCTACAAAACACCGTACATAAGAGAAGTGGCAAGgagctgacaagctggtgcatgatcaGGAGACCAAATCCCAaacgaggagagagagagggacgACGCTTCGTTGGGTCATCCTTTTATctctccttgtctcgggtttccTCTCCGTACCGTACATAAGATATTTGCAAATCAAAGCacagcataatttttttacTGAATATTCATAACTGATCTTGCACCTTACTCCAAGTCATAACGTGACCTTAGTTTGCAACTTGGACCTGCACTATTAACGGCTGCAACAAAGCACGATTTATAATGTGTAATGTCAATGTTCACCTCTTGTGTCTTTCCCCATCAGGCGCCCTTTTCCGATAGACGGGAGGGAAAATTGTGGGCACATAGGAGGGGTCCATCTGAATGTCGCTTTTGCAATTGCCCACGAAATGGGCGCCGCAAATCCTTGACGAGGAATTGGGCGTCCAGTCAGATCCATCAGCGCTGTTAAAAAGGAAGGACAATTAGGCTCATAACGGCAATTGTTACGACGCTCAAAGTGCACGTATTGACACCGCGGAGTTAGTGATACGTAAGGCAGCCGGTATTTTTGCTAAGTGTCATTTGACAACGGACGTGCCTCTCCTTTGTTTTCCGAAAGCACAAACAAATCGTCCGTTACATTTGCAAGACCACGAAGATTTCTCAATCACTGAGATCGACGGCTGTCACTTACTTTTTGCGCCGAACAGCTGCAATCCATGCCTTCCGTCGTTCGGTTTCCCAAGGCCTTCCGGGGAAGCGATAAAACGAGATGGCTGGCACCCTGCCTTTCACGTTTTCCTCGCTGTTG
This portion of the Ornithodoros turicata isolate Travis chromosome 3, ASM3712646v1, whole genome shotgun sequence genome encodes:
- the LOC135386943 gene encoding uncharacterized protein LOC135386943 translates to MREEEETLSTLLSVTKATRSLFHHDNPTTMPGGSFVSASLLQSLSKEATNFFEANIALHEDPMSVAVKTTGQSKSPRWNAERKFRISSTKAHGVWIRKRDFESLVNRMLSQKKFTSRATSYGTRNESVARKALEALLSTKIFETGLVVLPYQPWLCCSPDGLVCINGETVVTEIKCPYSREGLPVVDEAGKVSFVKYLTYVDDKLTLKKSHEYFTQIQVQMYIMNLSKAILYVYSSVQSVYLYINRDDEFLLPLIAKLEHFFFTKLLPCLQPQNVCVS
- the LOC135386942 gene encoding uncharacterized protein LOC135386942 → MFQVTTTDGQWQRQCGFLGYTSLKSSEQALQDLCSVTMTVFSILLNMLPEQRCRQSDMTREDRLVLFLMKLKLGISFTALASLFGVCRTTAARAFKTTLDILSFTLHDWVYVPPRGAIRDTMPDSFKTHHPKCTFIIDCMEIRTEAPTDAEQQHFLYSHYKGSYTLKFLVCIIPNGMVAFLSQAYGGRHSDAFITRESGFLSLIEPGDVILSDKGFPSITTSIEGCGAVIVMPPFSCGSQLSEAEMERTYQVAQVRIHVERVIQRLKIFNVLNNRVPITLIPHMSKIMRVCGALVNLQSPIIKT
- the LOC135389393 gene encoding uncharacterized protein LOC135389393; translated protein: MSPSGRARKLWAVRVVWRGCLPRAEGMLPLGKRHVEESSPARNSSKRTRKTGTRYCCVVGCHNSEENVKGRVPAISFYRFPGRPWETERRKAWIAAVRRKNADGSDWTPNSSSRICGAHFVGNCKSDIQMDPSYVPTIFPPVYRKRAPDGERHKRWQRRSQAGAVSSPSTPECMPVTDNDENASNTMTADDSEDVADSDIADSGLHVLAEAAGDAEPAKVKVVDQGTQTECDSNHGQLQLFLSTTDGRTGCTQVTHPTQLNKVSSGKVLTRECKYPSP